In one window of Camelina sativa cultivar DH55 chromosome 15, Cs, whole genome shotgun sequence DNA:
- the LOC104745982 gene encoding auxin-responsive protein IAA26: MEGCPRNREIGPKLLDLIPQGRKWYQEDKNNIDQEKKLELRLGPPGGDEEDHSAMKKKNNNTETRNIKMESEDKSFQGFNSNHFSSSNKTSQKRTAPGPVVGWPPVRSFRKNLASTSSSKLGNESSHGGQINKSNDDGEKQVEPKREGMFVKINMDGVPIGRKVDLNAYNSYEQLSFAVDKLFRGLLAAQRESSGGEGEEKPIIGLLDGKGEFTLTYEDNEGDKMLVGDVPWQMFVSSVKRLRVIKSSEISSALTFGCSSKQEKMRH; encoded by the exons ATGGAAGGTTGtccaagaaacagagagatcgGTCCAAAACTTCTTGATTTGATTCCACAAGGAAGAAAATGGtatcaagaagacaagaacaACATAGATCAGGAGAAGAAACTTGAGCTAAGGCTTGGACCACCtggtggtgatgaagaagaccattcagcgatgaagaagaagaacaacaacacagaGACAAGAAACATAAAGATGGAATCAGAAGACAAATCTTTCCAGGGTTTCAACAGCAAtcacttctcttcttccaacAAAACCTCTCAGAAAAG AACCGCTCCTGGTCCAGTAGTGGGTTGGCCTCCGGTTCGTTCATTCAGAAAGAATCTAGCGAGCACAAGCTCTTCAAAGTTGGGAAATGAATCCTCACATGGAGGTCAAATCAACAAGagtaatgatgatggtgaaaagCAAGTTGAACCTAAGAGAGAAGGAATGTTTGTGAAGATAAACATGGATGGTGTTCCTATTGGTCGTAAAGTTGATCTCAATGCTTACAATAGCTACGAACAGCTCTCTTTTGCCGTTGACAAACTCTTCAGAGGTCTACTCGCAG cACAAAGAGAGAGCTCTGGtggtgaaggagaagagaaaccTATAATTGGATTGTTAGATGGGAAAGGAGAATTTACTTTAACCTATGAGGACAATGAAGGGGACAAGATGCTTGTTGGGGATGTTCCTTGGCA AATGTTCGTTTCATCTGTGAAGAGACTGCGTGTGATTAAAAGCTCTGAGATTTCATCTGCCTTGACAT TTGGATGCAGTAGTAAGCAAGAGAAGATGAGGCACTGA
- the LOC104745987 gene encoding protein SRC2 homolog — MANLTLELNIYSAKDLENVNLITKMDVYAVVSINGDDSRKDEKEKTPIDRTGESEPTWNHAVKFSVDQRLAYEGRLTLVVKLVCDRGIFGDKDLGEVQVPVLELLHGSTPSPSFNRNGQGMMRFVTYQVRTPFGKGQGSLTFSYRFNTPTFEPDSPVSSSSPVYTNPIHTPPDLPATTTTTMTYPPPPSSEASFYPPLSSIEHPPSPQPQGYSTPPYPNPNPYQYNSHYPAQPINIYPPPPSPSASNIYPPPYYSTSPPQHQSYPPPPRHSYHQTQPTHSFHGYAPSSPQNHHGYAPSSPQNHHGCIYPPPSPSTHNRHGCVYPPSPPTTRYGYGSPTTTTQGPQKNNNKTGLGLGMGAGLLGGALGGLLLGDLVSDIGFDL, encoded by the exons ATGGCAAATCTGACCTTAGAACTCAACATTTACTCTGCAAAAGATCTTGAAAATGTCAACCTTATCACCAAAATGGACGTATACGCCGTCGTTTCTATCAACGGCGATGATTCTCGGAAGGACGAAAAAGAGAAAACTCCCATCGATCGAACCGGTGAATCTGAGCCTACGTGGAACCACGCCGTTAAATTCTCCGTCGATCAGAGGTTAGCTTACGAAGGGCGTTTGACCCTCGTCGTGAAACTGGTCTGCGATCGGGGGATCTTCGGAGACAAAGATCTCGGAGAAGTCCAAGTCCCGGTTCTTGAGCTTCTCCATGGCTCTACGCCGTCTCCGTCGTTTAACCGTAACGGTCAGGGGATGATGAGATTTGTTACGTATCAGGTGAGAACTCCGTTTGGGAAAGGTCAAGGCTCGCTGACTTTTTCGTACCGGTTTAATACGCCGACGTTTGAACCGGATTCGCCGGTTTCATCGTCGTCACCGGTTTACACGAATCCGATTCATACACCTCCCGATTTGCcagcgacgacgacgacgacgatgactTATCCTCCTCCGCCGTCGTCTGAAGCTAGTTTCTATCCACCTCTATCGTCAATTGAACATCCGCCGTCGCCTCAGCCGCAAGGATACTCCACACCACcgtacccgaacccgaacccgtaTCAGTACAATTCTCATTATCCGGCACAGCCAATCAACATTTACCCGCCGCCTCCGTCACCCTCCGCCTCGAACATATATCCTCCGCCGTATTACAGTACTTCTCCGCCGCAGCATCAATCGTATCCGCCGCCTCCCCGTCATTCGTACCACCAAACGCAACCGACACATTCATTTCACGG GTACGCGCCGTCGTCTCCGCAGAATCATCACGGGTACGCGCCGTCGTCTCCGCAGAATCATCACGGGTGTATTTATCCTCCGCCTTCACCGTCTACGCATAATCGACATGGGTGTGTTTATCCTCCGTCACCACCGACAACAAGATACGGATACGGTAGTCCGACAACGACAACGCAAGGGCCGcagaagaataataataaaacaggGCTTGGGCTTGGAATGGGAGCTGGGCTTCTGGGAGGAGCATTGGGTGGGCTCTTACTCGGCGATTTAGTGTCTGACATTGGCTTTGATTTGTAA
- the LOC109129242 gene encoding UDP-glycosyltransferase 88A1-like, which yields MEKQNAIVLYPSPPIGHLVSMVELGKLILSKNPSLSIQIILVPPPYQPESTANYISYASSSFPSITFHRLPTITPHSSKTSPKHHESLTLESLRLSNPNVHKTLITVSQTFNLRAMVIDFFCTAVLEVTADFTFPVYYFFTSGAACLASFFHLQILDETTAGKNLKDVHTLLNIPGVPPIKGSDMPKPVLERGYDVYDAFILFSKELSKSAGVIVNTFEALENRAIKTITEELCFKTIYPIGPLIVQERTGDNHGNNGDSCLSWLDSQPDQSVLFLCFGSLGLLSGEQLKEIAIGLEKSGHRFLWVVRNPPELQNQTEPDLKFLLPEGFLNRTGNRGMVVKSWAPQVPVLNHKDVGGFVTHCGWNSILESVCAGVPMVAWPLYAEQRFNRVVIVDEIKIAIPMNESETGFVSSTEVEKRVQEIMQDGPVRKRTKVMKHAAESALTETGSSHAALTTLLQSWCPK from the exons atggaaaaacaaaatgcCATAGTTTTGTATCCATCACCACCGATAGGTCACTTAGTGTCCATGGTTGAGTTAGGCAAACTCATCTTATCCAAGAACCCATCTCTCTCCATCCAAATCATCTTAGTTCCACCACCTTATCAGCCGGAATCAACCGCCAACTAC ATATCCTACGcctcttcttccttcccttCAATCACCTTCCACCGCCTCCCCACCATCACACCACACTCCTCCAAAACCTCACCAAAACACCACGAGTCACTCACCTTAGAAAGCCTCCGTCTCAGCAACCCAAATGTCCACAAGACACTGATCACCGTCTCCCAAACGTTCAACCTCCGTGCCATGGTTATTGACTTCTTTTGCACCGCCGTGTTAGAAGTCACCGCCGATTTCACCTTCCCGGTCTACTACTTCTTCACCTCCGGAGCCGCATGTCTCGCCTCTTTCTTCCATCTCCAAATTCTCGACGAAACCACAGCCGGTAAAAACCTAAAAGACGTCCACACGCTCCTCAACATACCCGGCGTTCCTCCAATCAAAGGCTCTGATATGCCTAAACCGGTGCTCGAACGTGGCTATGATGTTTACGATGCTTTCATATTGTTCTCTAAAGAGCTCTCAAAGTCTGCAGGAGTCATTGTCAACACGTTTGAAGCATTAGAGAACAGAGCCATCAAGACCATAACAGAGGAGCTCtgttttaaaactatatatccaATAGGACCGCTTATTGTTCAAGAAAGAACCGGAGATAACCATGGAAACAACGGAGATTCCTGTCTTAGTTGGCTCGATTCGCAGCCGGACCAGAGTGTTTTGTTCCTATGTTTTGGGAGCTTGGGGTTGTTATCAGGGGAACAGCTTAAAGAGATTGCTATTGGTTTAGAAAAGAGTGGACATAGGTTCTTGTGGGTGGTCCGTAATCCACCGGAGTTACAAAACCAGACGGAACCGGACTTGAAATTCCTCTTACCGGAAGGATTCTTAAACCGAACCGGAAACAGAGGAATGGTCGTCAAATCATGGGCTCCGCAAGTTCCGGTTCTAAATCATAAGGATGTTGGCGGATTCGTCACTCATTGTGGTTGGAACTCAATTCTCGAATCTGTTTGCGCTG GTGTACCGATGGTTGCATGGCCATTATACGCTGAGCAGAGGTTTAACAGAGTAGTGATTGTGGATGAAATAAAGATTGCAATCCCAATGAATGAATCGGAGACGGGTTTCGTTAGCTCAACGGAGGTGGAGAAACGAGTCCAAGAGATAATGCAAGATGGTCCGGTTAGGAAGAGAACCAAAGTGATGAAGCACGCAGCCGAATCAGCTTTAACCGAAACCGGTTCGTCTCATGCCGCGTTGACTACGTTACTCCAGTCGTGGTGCCCAAAATGA
- the LOC104745984 gene encoding UDP-glycosyltransferase 88A1-like: protein MEKQNAIVLYPSPPIGHLVSMVELGKLILSKNPSLSIQIILVPPPYQPESTANYISYASSSFPSITFHRLPTITPHSSKTSPKHHESLTLESLRLSNPNVHKTLITVSQTFNLRAMVIDFFCTAVLEVTADFTFPVYYFFTSGAACLASFFHLQILDETTAGKNLKDVHTLLNIPGVPPIKGSDMPKPVLERGYDVYDAFILFSKELSKSAGVIVNTFEALENRAIKTITEELCFKTIYPIGPLIVQERTGDNHGNNGDSCLSWLDSQPDQSVLFLCFGSLGLLSGEQLKEIAIGLEKSGHRFLWVVRNPPELQNQTEPDLKFLLPEGFLNRTGNRGMVVKSWAPQVPVLNHKDVGGFVTHCGWNSILESVCAGVPMVAWPLYAEQRFNRVVIVDEIKIAIPMNESETGFVSSTEVEKRVQEIMQDGPVRKRTKVMKHAAESALTETGSSHAALTTLLQSWCPK from the exons atggaaaaacaaaatgcCATAGTTTTGTATCCATCACCACCAATAGGTCACTTAGTGTCCATGGTTGAGTTAGGCAAACTCATCTTATCCAAGAACCCATCTCTCTCCATCCAAATCATCTTAGTTCCACCACCTTATCAGCCGGAATCAACCGCCAACTACATATCCTACGcctcttcttccttcccttCAATCACCTTCCACCGCCTCCCCACCATCACACCACACTCCTCCAAAACCTCACCAAAACACCACGAGTCACTCACCTTAGAAAGCCTCCGTCTCAGCAACCCAAATGTCCACAAGACACTGATCACCGTCTCCCAAACGTTCAACCTCCGTGCCATGGTTATTGACTTCTTTTGCACCGCCGTGTTAGAAGTCACCGCCGATTTCACCTTCCCGGTCTACTACTTCTTCACCTCCGGAGCCGCATGTCTCGCCTCTTTCTTCCATCTCCAAATTCTCGACGAAACCACAGCCGGTAAAAACCTAAAAGACGTCCACACGCTCCTCAACATACCCGGCGTTCCTCCAATCAAAGGCTCTGATATGCCTAAACCGGTGCTCGAACGTGGCTATGATGTTTACGATGCTTTCATATTGTTCTCTAAAGAGCTCTCAAAGTCTGCAGGAGTCATTGTCAACACGTTTGAAGCATTAGAGAACAGAGCCATCAAGACCATAACAGAGGAGCTCtgttttaaaactatatatccaATAGGACCGCTTATTGTTCAAGAAAGAACCGGAGATAACCATGGAAACAACGGAGATTCCTGTCTTAGTTGGCTCGATTCGCAGCCGGACCAGAGTGTTTTGTTCCTATGTTTTGGGAGCTTGGGGTTGTTATCAGGGGAACAGCTTAAAGAGATTGCTATTGGTTTAGAAAAGAGTGGACATAGGTTCTTGTGGGTGGTCCGTAATCCACCGGAGTTACAAAACCAGACGGAACCGGACTTGAAATTCCTCTTACCGGAAGGATTCTTAAACCGAACCGGAAACAGAGGAATGGTCGTCAAATCATGGGCTCCGCAAGTTCCGGTTCTAAATCATAAGGATGTTGGCGGATTCGTCACTCATTGTGGTTGGAACTCAATTCTCGAATCTGTTTGCGCTG GTGTACCGATGGTTGCATGGCCATTATACGCTGAGCAGAGGTTTAACAGAGTAGTGATTGTGGATGAAATAAAGATTGCAATCCCAATGAATGAATCGGAGACGGGTTTCGTTAGCTCAACGGAGGTGGAGAAACGAGTCCAAGAGATAATGCAAGATGGTCCGGTTAGGAAGAGAACCAAAGTGATGAAGCACGCAGCCGAATCAGCTTTAACCGAAACCGGTTCGTCTCATGCCGCGTTGACTACGTTACTCCAGTCGTGGTGCCCAAAATGA
- the LOC104745985 gene encoding UDP-glycosyltransferase 88A1-like, with translation MEKQNAIVLYPSPPIGHLVSMVELGKLILSKNPSLSIQIILVPPPYQPESTANYISYASSSFPSITFHRLPTITPHSSKTSPKHHESLTLESLRLSNPNVHKTLITVSQTFNLRAMVIDFFCTAVLEVTADFTFPVYYFFTSGAACLASFFHLQILDETTAGKNLKDVHTLLNIPGVPPIKGSDMPKPVLERGYDVYDAFILFSKELSKSAGVIVNTFEALENRAIKTITEELCFKTIYPIGPLIVQERTGDNHGNNGDSCLSWLDSQPDQSVLFLCFGSLGLLSGEQLKEIAIGLEKSGHRFLWVVRNPPELQNQTEPDLKFLLPEGFLNRTGNRGMVVKSWAPQVPVLNHKDVGGFVTHCGWNSILESVCAGVPMVAWPLYAEQRFNRVVIVDEIKIAIPMNESETGFVSSTEVEKRVQEIMQDGPVRKRTKVMKHAAESALTETGSSHXLSLTNKRFVIAL, from the exons atggaaaaacaaaatgcCATAGTTTTGTATCCATCACCACCAATAGGTCACTTAGTGTCCATGGTTGAGTTAGGCAAACTCATCTTATCCAAGAACCCATCTCTCTCCATCCAAATCATCTTAGTTCCACCACCTTATCAGCCGGAATCAACCGCCAACTACATATCCTACGcctcttcttccttcccttCAATCACCTTCCACCGCCTCCCCACCATCACACCACACTCCTCCAAAACCTCACCAAAACACCACGAGTCACTCACCTTAGAAAGCCTCCGTCTCAGCAACCCAAATGTCCACAAGACACTGATCACCGTCTCCCAAACGTTCAACCTCCGTGCCATGGTTATTGACTTCTTTTGCACCGCCGTGTTAGAAGTCACCGCCGATTTCACCTTCCCGGTCTACTACTTCTTCACCTCCGGAGCCGCATGTCTCGCCTCTTTCTTCCATCTCCAAATTCTCGACGAAACCACAGCCGGTAAAAACCTAAAAGACGTCCACACGCTCCTCAACATACCCGGCGTTCCTCCAATCAAAGGCTCTGATATGCCTAAACCGGTGCTCGAACGTGGCTATGATGTTTACGATGCTTTCATATTGTTCTCTAAAGAGCTCTCAAAGTCTGCAGGAGTCATTGTCAACACGTTTGAAGCATTAGAGAACAGAGCCATCAAGACCATAACAGAGGAGCTCtgttttaaaactatatatccaATAGGACCGCTTATTGTTCAAGAAAGAACCGGAGATAACCATGGAAACAACGGAGATTCCTGTCTTAGTTGGCTCGATTCGCAGCCGGACCAGAGTGTTTTGTTCCTATGTTTTGGGAGCTTGGGGTTGTTATCAGGGGAACAGCTTAAAGAGATTGCTATTGGTTTAGAAAAGAGTGGACATAGGTTCTTGTGGGTGGTCCGTAATCCACCGGAGTTACAAAACCAGACGGAACCGGACTTGAAATTCCTCTTACCGGAAGGATTCTTAAACCGAACCGGAAACAGAGGAATGGTCGTCAAATCATGGGCTCCGCAAGTTCCGGTTCTAAATCATAAGGATGTTGGCGGATTCGTCACTCATTGTGGTTGGAACTCAATTCTCGAATCTGTTTGCGCTG GTGTACCGATGGTTGCATGGCCATTATACGCTGAGCAGAGGTTTAACAGAGTAGTGATTGTGGATGAAATAAAGATTGCAATCCCAATGAATGAATCGGAGACGGGTTTCGTTAGCTCAACGGAGGTGGAGAAACGAGTCCAAGAGATAATGCAAGATGGTCCGGTTAGGAAGAGAACCAAAGTGATGAAGCACGCAGCCGAATCAGCTTTAACCGAAACCGGTTCGTCTCATNCATTAAGTTTGACAAACAAAAGATTTGTTATTGCTTTGTGA